A single region of the Nicotiana sylvestris chromosome 6, ASM39365v2, whole genome shotgun sequence genome encodes:
- the LOC104233244 gene encoding pentatricopeptide repeat-containing protein At5g55840, translating into MRSRFRAFSQMGFSRKVRTANNYPVNSQAASEKMEKSIYTILTMDRWDSLNHMGYKMASLRPIHGKLALKFLNWFIKQPGLEFSHIIHMYGITTHILVRARMHDYVKSILRHLSDIGVTPSSVFESLMDTYRLCSSNPSVFDVLIRVYVRKGTLNYALQIFHLMSSRAFKPSVYTCNMLLAAMGKQQNAECVWSFFKEMIAKHVCPNVGTFNILLQVLCAKGKVKRASYLLAKMVESGYIPDVVTYNTLLNWYCKKGRYKEALELIDCMNSKGLEADVCTYNMFIDDLCRNNRSSKGYLLLRKMRKRLIVPNHITYNTLINGFVKEGKIDVAMKIFHEMLTLNLSPNCITFNALIDGHCLAGNLKEAQEMLNEMELRGLTPNEVSYGALLNGFCKHGILDSARNILKKMKFDGLSPNHIAYTMLIEGMCKMGSLGEVVPLLEEMFERGICLDVVAYSVLLNGFCKAGMLNTAMEILSKMYRFGVFPNDVVYSTLIYNFCKQQDPLKAIRVYAMMQKSGHSPNTFICNSLISSLCTCGRVREAEDFMRHMHKIGLVPSSIAFTSVIDCYGSVGEGLKALSWFDEMINLGSQPSLYTYASLLKGICRGGNLTEALGFFDRLRGICCATDVVVYNSLLAELCKLGHLHMALILIDEMVQNNVLPDSHTYTNLLAGLCGKDKLVAAILLLGRALNRGNPSSNQVMYTCIIDGLFKSGLPKVAHYFYDEMTRSGLTPDTVALNVMMDGYTKHGQMDKVSSFISTMRQRNQMPSLATYNILLRGYSRQKNISECSKLYQSLRKKGFAPDKLTCHYVICGLCESSLLDIGVKFMIKIIVGGTVADKFTFSMIISKYSERGEMKKALDLLTLMTAVGVSPDGDTYNSIFKGLKRTLDFENSRRLLHKMFEEGFIPIDRQYSNLITSMCKVGDVKGAFKVKDEMELLGVSSRNVAEGAIIRGLVHRGKMEEAMLVLECMLRVHLIPTVATFTTVMHGLCKSSKVSEALKLKATMDLHGAKADVIVYNVLITGLCAGGCIDHAFDLYEELKERSLCPNVTTFTVLVNAVCSANDLAKGESLLSDLQERGLAGEYSSTEALCERLTVVREKLNALRKKKKKRS; encoded by the exons ATGCGTTCGCGGTTTAGAGCTTTCTCTCAAATGGGGTTCTCTAGAAAAGTTCGCACAGCAAATAATTATCCAGTGAACTCCCAAGCAGCAA GTGAAAAAATGGAGAAGAGTATCTACACTATTCTAACCATGGACCGTTGGGACTCGCTCAATCATATGGGGTATAAAATGGCTTCACTGAGGCCAATTCATGGGAAGTTAGCTTTGAAATTTTTGAACTGGTTTATTAAGCAACCCGGTTTAGAATTCAGTCACATTATTCATATGTATGGTATAACTACCCACATACTCGTTAGAGCTAGAATGCATGACTATGTTAAGTCAATTTTGAGGCATTTATCTGACATAGGTGTTACGCCAAGTTCTGTTTTTGAGTCTCTTATGGATACATATCGTCTTTGTAGTTCGAACCCTTCTGTTTTTGATGTTTTAATTAGGGTTTATGTGAGAAAAGGTACACTTAATTATGCTCTTCAGATTTTCCATTTGATGAGTTCTCGAGCATTTAAACCATCGGTTTACACTTGTAATATGCTCTTAGCAGCGATGGGGAAGCAGCAGAATGCTGAGTGTGTATGGTCGTTTTTCAAAGAAATGATTGCTAAACATGTTTGCCCTAATGTTGGTACATTCAATATACTTTTACAAGTTCTTTGTGCCAAAGGAAAGGTCAAGAGAGCGAGTTATTTGCTTGCGAAGATGGTAGAGAGTGGTTATATCCCTGATGTGGTTACTTATAATACTTTGCTTAATTGGTATTGCAAAAAGGGCAGGTATAAAGAAGCTTTAGAATTGATCGATTGCATGAATTCTAAGGGTCTTGAGGCTGATGTTTGTACGTACAATATGTTTATAGATGACTTATGTAGGAATAATAGGAGTTCTAAAGGTTATTTACTATTGAGGAAGATGAGGAAGAGATTGATTGTTCCGAATCATATCACTTATAACACTCTTATTAACGGGTTTGTGAAAGAGGGTAAGATTGATGTTGCAATGAAGATTTTTCATGAGATGCTGACATTAAATCTTTCACCAAATTGTATAACTTTCAATGCTTTGATTGATGGGCATTGTCTAGCAGGCAATCTTAAAGAGGCTCAAGAAATGCTGAATGAAATGGAGCTAAGAGGTTTAACGCCCAATGAAGTTAGTTATGGGGCTCTCTTGAACGGTTTCTGCAAGCATGGCATATTAGATTCTGCAAGAAATAtcctcaagaagatgaagtttgATGGATTATCTCCTAATCATATTGCATATACAATGTTAATAGAAGGGATGTGCAAAATGGGGTCACTTGGAGAAGTTGTACCTTTACTTGAGGAAATGTTTGAGAGGGGTATATGTCTTGATGTTGTTGCATACTCGGTGCTTCTAAATGGATTTTGTAAAGCTGGAATGCTAAATACAGCAATGGAGATATTAAGTAAGATGTACAGGTTTGGTGTTTTTCCAAACGATGTGGTATACTCTACTTTGATCTACAACTTCTGTAAGCAGCAAGATCCCCTAAAAGCAATCAGAGTCTATGCAATGATGCAAAAATCAGGCCATAGTCCTAACACTTTCATATGCAACTCACTAATATCTTCTCTTTGTACTTGTGGAAGAGTAAGAGAGGCAGAGGATTTCATGCGTCACATGCATAAGATTGGTCTTGTTCCCAGTTCTATTGCTTTTACTTCTGTTATTGATTGCTACGGAAGTGTAGGTGAAGGGTTAAAAGCACTATCCTGGTTTGACGAAATGATTAACTTGGGTAGTCAGCCTAGCTTGTACACCTATGCAAGCTTACTAAAGGGAATATGCAGAGGAGGAAACCTTACAGAGGCACTTGGGTTTTTTGATAGACTCCGTGGAATTTGCTGTGCTACAGATGTTGTTGTCTACAACTCATTGCTGGCTGAGCTCTGTAAGTTAGGCCACTTGCACATGGCGTTAATCCTTATCGATGAGATGGTTCAGAATAACGTGCTCCCTGATAGTCATACATACACCAATCTCCTAGCTGGCTTGTGTGGGAAGGATAAGTTGGTTGCTGCAATTCTTCTGTTGGGAAGAGCATTAAATAGAGGAAACCCCTCTTCAAACCAGGTCATGTATACGTGCATCATTGATGGTCTTTTCAAGAGTGGCTTGCCTAAGGTTGCCCATTACTTCTATGATGAGATGACAAGGAGTGGACTTACCCCAGATACAGTGGCACTGAATGTGATGATGGATGGTTACACAAAACATGGTCAAATGGATAAGGTTAGCAGTTTCATTTCTACAATGAGACAGAGAAATCAAATGCCTTCCTTGGCTACATACAATATTCTATTACGAGGCTACTCGAGACAGAAAAACATATCTGAGTGCTCTAAGTTGTATCAGTCACTTAGAAAAAAAGGTTTTGCTCCAGATAAATTAACATGCCATTATGTGATTTGTGGACTCTGTGAGTCGAGCCTGCTGGATATTGGAGTTAAGTTTATGATAAAGATTATTGTGGGAGGAACAGTGGCAGATAAATTCACATTCAGCATGATTATCAGTAAATATAGTGAAAGGGGTGAGATGAAGAAGGCCCTTGATCTACTTACTTTAATGACTGCCGTTGGTGTTTCTCCTGATGGAGACACTTACAACTCAATATTTAAGGGACTGAAAAGAACATTGGACTTCGAAAATTCACGTCGTCTCTTGCATAAAATGTTCGAAGAGGGCTTCATCCCAATTGACAGACAATATAGTAATCTAATCACTAGTATGTGTAAAGTTGGAGATGTAAAAGGAGCATTCAAAGTAAAAGATGAAATGGAGTTGTTAGGTGTTAGTTCCCGTAATGTAGCTGAGGGTGCGATTATACGGGGGCTTGTGCATCGTGGGAAGATGGAGGAAGCAATGCTGGTACTTGAATGTATGCTTCGGGTGCATCTAATTCCAACTGTTGCCACGTTCACAACTGTTATGCATGGACTTTGCAAAAGTTCTAAGGTCTCTGAGGCCTTAAAATTGAAAGCGACAATGGATCTTCATGGTGCAAAGGCAGATGTTATTGTTTACAATGTCCTGATAACGGGCCTTTGTGCTGGTGGCTGTATTGATCATGCGTTTGATCTCTATGAGGAGCTGAAAGAGAGGAGTCTGTGTCCCAATGTTACAACTTTTACAGTTCTTGTCAATGCCGTCTGTTCTGCAAACGATCTTGCAAAGGGTGAAAGTCTTCTAAGTGATCTGCAAGAGAGAGGATTGGCAGGCGAATATTCAAGCACCGAAGCCTTATGTGAAAGATTGACAGTCGTGAGGGAGAAGCTAAATGCtttaagaaagaagaaaaagaaaagaagctaA